The DNA region GCTCGCCACCGCGCGGGCTGCCGCCAGGGCCAAGACCGTCATGGTGGTCTCGAGCACGACCGTCGACTACCTCGAGGACGTGGCCGATGCGTCGGACGGACCGAAGTGGTGGCAGCTGTACGTGTTCACCGAACGCGGCGAGACCGTCGACATGCTGCACCGGGTGCACGCCGCCGGGTTCGCGGCCGTGTGCCTGACCGTCGACTTCCCCGCAAGCGGCCTGCGCCACCGCGATGCGCGCAACGACTTCGACATGCCGATCGGCCTCCCGCAGGACGAGCTCACGTTCGCGCCCGACCTCACGTGGGACGACCTCTCGTGGATCCGCGACGCCGCCCCGGTGCCGCTTCTCGTCAAGGGGATCATGACGGCCGAGGATGCCCGGATCTGCGTCGAGGTGGGGGTCGACGGGATCGTCGTCTCCAACCACGGTGGGCGACAGCTCGACACGGTCCACGCTCCGATCACGGTGCTCCCCGAGATCGTCGAAGCGGTGGAAGGGCGCGTTCCCGTGCTGGTCGACGGCGGGTTCCGGCGGGGAACGGACATCGTCAAGGCGCTCGCGCTGGGCGCGACCGCCGTGCTGGTAGGACGCCCGGCGTGCTGGGGTCTCGCGGTGGCCGGAGAGGAGGGCGTGGTCGACGTCCTACGGATCCTGCGCGCCGAGCTCGAGAACACGATGATCCTCGCGGGGACGCGTTCGGTCGCCGACATCACCAGGGCCCACGTCGAGCGTGCGTGACGGGGTTCGCCGCCGTCTGCGAGCATGAGCCGTCATGCCCCGCATCGACCTGCACACCCATTCGAACCGCTCCGACGGGACGTTCGAGCCGGCCGAGGTCGTTCGCCTCGCCGCCGAGCGCGCCCTGAACGTGGTGGCGCTCACCGATCACGACACGACCGACGGCCTGGCGGAGGCGCTCGCGACGGGTTCGGTCGTCGGTGTGGAGGTGGTTCCCGGTGTGGAGTTCTCGGCGGAGTTCGACGGCAACAGCGTCCACGTGCTGTGTTACTGGATGGATCCGCAGGACGCGGCCCTGCAACTCGAGCTCCGGCGATTGCGGGAGGACCGGTTCCGCCGCGGTGAGCTGATGGTCGGCAAGCTCCAGGAGCTGGGGTTGCCGGTCGCGTTCCAACGCGTGCGCGCGATCGCGGGTGACGCGACGATCGTCCGGCCGCACATCGCTCAGGCGATGGTCGAGGCGGGGGTCGTCGCCACCGAGAAGGAGGCGTTCGAGCGGTACATCGGCGACGGCGGGCCGGCGCAC from Actinomycetota bacterium includes:
- a CDS encoding alpha-hydroxy acid oxidase; its protein translation is MDAPKIVTVDDYEPLARERLATDVYDYFAGGAGDEWTLAENRRAFERWVIRPRMLTGAWPVDPSIELLGTSIDAPVLVAPWAYQKRAHPDGELATARAAARAKTVMVVSSTTVDYLEDVADASDGPKWWQLYVFTERGETVDMLHRVHAAGFAAVCLTVDFPASGLRHRDARNDFDMPIGLPQDELTFAPDLTWDDLSWIRDAAPVPLLVKGIMTAEDARICVEVGVDGIVVSNHGGRQLDTVHAPITVLPEIVEAVEGRVPVLVDGGFRRGTDIVKALALGATAVLVGRPACWGLAVAGEEGVVDVLRILRAELENTMILAGTRSVADITRAHVERA
- a CDS encoding PHP domain-containing protein produces the protein MPRIDLHTHSNRSDGTFEPAEVVRLAAERALNVVALTDHDTTDGLAEALATGSVVGVEVVPGVEFSAEFDGNSVHVLCYWMDPQDAALQLELRRLREDRFRRGELMVGKLQELGLPVAFQRVRAIAGDATIVRPHIAQAMVEAGVVATEKEAFERYIGDGGPAH